The following are encoded together in the Bacteroidales bacterium MB20-C3-3 genome:
- a CDS encoding aspartate aminotransferase family protein, whose product MFREPYRLREQFLRHVGQTSPSPLGLEIQRAEGVFLYTPEEKKYVDLVSGVSVSNVGHSNPEVADAVCEQARRHMHLMVYGEIIQKPQVEHAALLASRLPGNLDVVYYVNSGSEANEAAVKLAKRATGRTEIISCINSYHGSTHGALSLMGSEKFKNAFRPLLPDIRHIRFNSIEDLDFITAKTAAFIIEPVQGEGGVRIPEEGYLEAVRQKCTQTGTILIFDEIQTGFGRCGKLFAAEKWDVVPDIITLAKALGGGMPLGALAASAELMSMWQSNPVLGHITTFGGHPVSCAAALASLKILIREEWVANAERKGLLYKTILESHKAVKEIRQVGLLLAVDLGESRAAERILPLLIEEGVMSDWFLFDENSFRIAPPLSITDEEIIYSASLIAAALDRL is encoded by the coding sequence ATGTTCAGAGAGCCCTATAGATTAAGGGAACAATTCTTAAGACATGTAGGTCAGACTTCCCCCTCGCCTCTGGGATTAGAAATTCAGAGAGCGGAGGGGGTGTTCTTATATACTCCGGAGGAAAAAAAATATGTTGACCTCGTATCTGGAGTCTCTGTTTCAAATGTGGGACACTCAAATCCTGAAGTTGCCGACGCAGTTTGCGAGCAGGCCAGAAGGCATATGCATCTCATGGTTTACGGAGAGATTATTCAGAAGCCGCAAGTAGAGCATGCAGCTCTTCTTGCCTCCCGTCTTCCCGGGAATTTAGATGTGGTGTACTATGTAAATTCAGGAAGTGAGGCAAATGAAGCTGCAGTAAAACTTGCAAAAAGGGCAACAGGAAGAACAGAGATCATAAGTTGTATTAACTCATATCATGGGAGTACTCATGGTGCTTTGAGCCTTATGGGCTCAGAAAAATTCAAAAATGCTTTCAGGCCGCTGTTGCCTGATATAAGGCATATCCGGTTTAACAGTATAGAGGACCTGGATTTTATTACCGCAAAAACAGCCGCTTTTATTATTGAACCAGTTCAGGGTGAGGGAGGTGTAAGGATTCCGGAAGAGGGTTACCTTGAAGCGGTGAGGCAAAAATGTACTCAGACAGGCACCATTCTTATATTTGATGAGATACAGACAGGATTTGGAAGATGTGGAAAACTTTTTGCTGCTGAGAAATGGGATGTTGTTCCGGATATTATTACCTTAGCAAAAGCATTGGGAGGCGGTATGCCGTTGGGTGCACTCGCAGCTTCTGCTGAGCTTATGAGTATGTGGCAGTCAAATCCTGTTTTAGGTCATATTACAACTTTTGGGGGGCATCCTGTATCCTGTGCAGCTGCACTGGCATCTCTCAAAATATTGATCAGAGAGGAGTGGGTAGCCAATGCAGAGAGAAAGGGGCTGTTGTACAAAACAATACTTGAGAGTCACAAGGCAGTTAAGGAGATAAGACAGGTTGGGTTGCTACTTGCAGTGGATCTTGGCGAGAGCCGGGCTGCAGAGAGGATTCTTCCTCTTTTGATTGAAGAGGGAGTAATGAGTGACTGGTTCCTTTTTGATGAAAACTCATTCAGGATTGCTCCTCCACTCTCTATAACAGATGAAGAGATTATTTATTCGGCATCACTTATTGCCGCAGCATTAGACAGACTTTGA
- the dnaB gene encoding replicative DNA helicase, producing the protein MAKSYNKGKQTQEKNLDSLGLDMGKKPPQALDIEEAVLGALMLEPNLVPDTMEIINTGCFYKDAHRKIFNAIKTLSDKHYPVDLLTVSDELKRTGDLEVVGGNAFLSQLSMRISSAAHLEYHSKLLLQKYIQRELISISYEVQKDSFDDNIPVDDLLDATQQKIFSLTERNIKRESRPVKSVIEEAINELHNSQLKPDGLSGVRSGYTSLDKVTLGWQPSDLIILAARPSMGKTAFVLTMARNMAVEHNIPVAFFSLEMSSLQLVKRLMISETGLPADKIKGGKKLEDYEWTQINTRLAQLIKAPLYIDDTPSLSIYELRSKARRLVLNAGVKAIVIDYLQLMSGPPELRGMREQEVSAISRSLKAIAKELNVPVIALSQLSRAVETRGGNKRPQLSDLRESGAIEQDADIVIFIHRQDYYGLTEDPAMAGVTDIIIAKHRNGAVCDVSMRFRHSEVKFVDINDPDFSGLHQAGTVHTYGSKLNNTPEFIPNSDFDS; encoded by the coding sequence ATGGCAAAAAGCTACAACAAGGGAAAGCAGACACAAGAGAAGAATCTGGACTCTCTGGGTCTGGATATGGGGAAAAAGCCACCTCAGGCGCTTGATATTGAGGAGGCTGTGCTTGGGGCTCTTATGCTGGAACCAAATCTGGTTCCGGATACTATGGAGATAATTAATACCGGCTGTTTTTACAAGGATGCTCACAGAAAGATCTTTAATGCTATAAAGACCCTGTCAGACAAGCACTATCCTGTTGACCTTCTTACAGTCTCTGATGAACTTAAGAGAACAGGAGACCTTGAAGTTGTTGGCGGAAATGCATTCCTCTCTCAACTGAGTATGAGAATCAGCTCTGCGGCTCACCTTGAGTATCACTCAAAGCTCTTGCTGCAGAAGTATATACAAAGAGAACTTATCTCTATCTCATACGAGGTTCAGAAAGACTCATTTGATGATAATATCCCTGTAGATGATCTTCTTGATGCAACTCAGCAAAAGATATTCTCTCTAACTGAGAGAAATATTAAACGAGAGTCCAGACCTGTTAAGTCTGTAATTGAGGAGGCCATAAATGAATTGCATAACAGCCAGTTAAAACCTGACGGTCTTTCAGGGGTTCGTTCAGGCTACACATCTCTTGATAAGGTGACTCTTGGCTGGCAACCATCTGACCTTATTATCCTGGCGGCAAGACCCTCTATGGGTAAAACTGCTTTTGTGCTGACTATGGCAAGAAATATGGCAGTTGAGCATAATATACCTGTTGCTTTTTTCTCTCTTGAGATGTCTTCGTTACAGCTTGTGAAGAGGTTGATGATAAGTGAGACAGGTTTGCCTGCAGATAAAATTAAAGGAGGTAAGAAACTGGAGGATTATGAGTGGACACAGATTAATACCAGGCTTGCTCAGTTGATTAAAGCACCCCTGTATATAGACGATACTCCTTCACTCTCAATATATGAATTACGTTCAAAGGCACGAAGACTTGTTTTAAACGCAGGTGTCAAGGCTATTGTTATTGACTACCTTCAGCTTATGAGTGGTCCTCCGGAATTAAGAGGTATGAGGGAGCAGGAGGTCTCTGCAATCTCCAGATCATTAAAGGCAATTGCCAAGGAGCTGAATGTTCCGGTTATTGCATTGTCGCAGTTAAGCCGGGCAGTAGAGACAAGGGGAGGAAACAAACGGCCACAGTTAAGTGACCTTAGAGAATCCGGAGCAATTGAGCAGGATGCCGATATTGTAATTTTTATCCACCGTCAGGATTACTACGGGCTCACTGAAGATCCGGCAATGGCAGGAGTTACTGATATTATTATTGCCAAGCACAGAAATGGAGCCGTCTGCGATGTCTCAATGAGGTTCAGACACTCAGAGGTTAAGTTTGTAGATATTAATGATCCTGATTTTTCCGGATTGCATCAGGCAGGAACTGTCCATACTTATGGCTCTAAATTGAATAACACACCGGAATTTATACCAAATTCAGATTTTGACTCATAA
- a CDS encoding DUF3108 domain-containing protein, with protein MVKRLLILICLLSVPIASFSQQSNCPPPRAGSLSDLPFQDGEVLLYSLSYNWGGVVSSVAEGSSKLKFNNSGAAGPHFHAIVEGKTYRFYDLFFKVRDYYESKFFPGNMRPFYFHRNVQEGKYRMKNHITFLPDNQIRSLTQKYDNPQKDTLLKGSLCTYDIVTMFYYARTLDYRSDSPGTTYPVSFVIDDDIFNISIRYIGKEVKRIPGFGTFNTAKFAVKLIAGTVFKGDKEMILWISDDENKIPLGFEVEIIIGKLFGTLKSTENLKFPMKSKITHK; from the coding sequence ATGGTTAAAAGGCTCCTCATATTAATATGTCTGTTATCGGTGCCGATAGCCTCCTTTTCACAGCAATCCAACTGCCCTCCGCCAAGGGCCGGCTCTCTCTCTGATTTGCCTTTTCAGGACGGAGAGGTTTTGTTGTACTCTTTATCGTATAACTGGGGAGGGGTTGTCTCCTCTGTTGCAGAGGGGTCGTCAAAACTTAAATTTAATAACAGTGGTGCTGCAGGTCCCCATTTTCATGCAATAGTAGAGGGCAAAACTTACAGGTTTTATGATCTCTTTTTTAAAGTAAGGGATTATTATGAATCCAAATTTTTCCCGGGTAATATGAGGCCCTTCTATTTTCACAGAAATGTTCAGGAGGGTAAATACAGGATGAAAAATCACATTACATTTCTTCCTGATAATCAGATAAGATCACTAACTCAAAAATATGACAATCCCCAGAAGGATACTCTTTTAAAGGGCTCTCTCTGCACTTATGACATTGTTACAATGTTTTACTATGCCAGAACACTGGATTACAGGAGCGATTCGCCAGGTACAACATATCCGGTATCATTTGTAATAGATGATGATATATTTAATATATCAATCAGGTACATAGGTAAAGAGGTTAAGAGGATACCGGGATTTGGAACTTTCAATACAGCAAAATTCGCTGTGAAACTTATCGCAGGAACTGTTTTTAAAGGGGATAAAGAGATGATTCTATGGATTTCAGATGATGAAAATAAAATACCTCTTGGATTTGAAGTAGAGATAATTATCGGGAAACTTTTCGGGACGCTTAAAAGTACTGAAAATTTGAAGTTCCCAATGAAAAGTAAGATAACACATAAATGA
- a CDS encoding SoxR reducing system RseC family protein: MKNTDIIEHEGVIIDISPDFITVEIMNKSACGACAAKGACSLGEVEAKVVEVANTGYIMYEPGERVNVMLAKTLGHKALYISYLIPLLILVAILLSLSAAGAGDLLTGLAILGGLALYYLIVYLFRERFRKEYVFTIEKLN; encoded by the coding sequence ATGAAGAATACTGATATAATTGAACACGAAGGTGTAATTATTGACATAAGCCCGGATTTCATAACGGTTGAGATAATGAATAAATCTGCCTGTGGGGCCTGTGCCGCAAAAGGGGCCTGTTCTTTGGGTGAAGTGGAGGCAAAAGTTGTTGAGGTTGCAAACACCGGTTATATTATGTACGAGCCTGGTGAGAGAGTGAATGTTATGCTTGCTAAAACTCTTGGACATAAGGCTCTGTATATATCTTATCTGATTCCTTTGTTGATTCTGGTAGCAATATTACTATCTTTGTCTGCCGCCGGAGCCGGAGATCTTTTAACAGGATTGGCAATTTTAGGAGGGCTTGCTCTCTATTATTTAATTGTTTATCTCTTCAGGGAGAGGTTCCGTAAGGAGTATGTTTTTACAATCGAGAAACTGAACTAA
- a CDS encoding Fe-S cluster domain-containing protein, translating to MTATIIFTIASLTVLGLVLALILYFTAQKFKVVEDPRIDDVETILPGANCGGCGYTGCRAFAEGCVNSESMDGLFCPVGGNDVMKHVADYLGRTVAEKVPQTAVVRCNGNCDSRPKSNNYDGYTSCAVMASLYAGDTDCRYGCLGQGDCELSCDFDAIKMNPRTGLPEVDADKCTACGACVKACPKMIIELRNKGPKGKRIFVSCINKDKGGVAKKACAVACIGCTKCQKVCAYDAITITSNLAYIDYNKCKLCRKCVVECPTNAIWEVNFPVRVPKKVEAEVEQH from the coding sequence ATGACTGCTACAATTATCTTTACCATTGCGAGCCTCACCGTTCTTGGGCTTGTTCTGGCTCTGATTCTCTACTTTACCGCCCAGAAATTCAAGGTGGTGGAGGACCCCAGAATTGACGATGTTGAGACCATTCTTCCCGGTGCAAACTGTGGAGGATGCGGTTATACGGGTTGCCGGGCCTTTGCGGAGGGTTGTGTGAACAGTGAGTCAATGGATGGCCTGTTTTGTCCGGTAGGGGGCAACGATGTTATGAAGCATGTTGCTGACTATCTTGGGAGGACTGTTGCTGAAAAGGTGCCTCAGACAGCTGTTGTTAGGTGTAACGGAAACTGTGACAGCAGACCTAAGTCAAACAATTATGATGGCTACACATCTTGCGCAGTAATGGCATCGTTGTATGCAGGAGATACGGACTGCAGGTACGGATGTCTGGGTCAGGGAGATTGTGAGCTATCGTGTGATTTTGATGCAATAAAGATGAACCCCAGAACAGGGCTGCCTGAGGTGGATGCTGATAAATGTACTGCTTGCGGAGCTTGTGTGAAGGCTTGTCCTAAAATGATTATTGAGTTAAGAAACAAGGGCCCTAAGGGAAAGAGAATATTTGTCTCATGTATTAATAAAGACAAAGGTGGAGTTGCAAAGAAGGCCTGTGCCGTAGCATGTATAGGTTGTACAAAGTGCCAGAAGGTGTGTGCTTATGATGCAATTACTATTACTTCAAATCTGGCATATATAGACTATAACAAATGTAAGCTTTGCAGAAAGTGTGTTGTTGAGTGCCCTACAAATGCAATTTGGGAGGTTAACTTCCCGGTAAGGGTGCCTAAGAAGGTGGAAGCAGAGGTTGAACAGCATTAA
- the rsxC gene encoding electron transport complex subunit RsxC, translating to MSKTFSIGGIHPHDNKISVNAAIENFPVMERAFISMSQHLGAPAEPLVAKGDKVKTGQLIAKASGFISANVHSSVSGTVNSIEMLPDLAGNLVQHIVINVEGDEWMEEIDRSPEIKREITHSPQEIIAKIAECGIVGLGGAAFPTHIKLSPPPGKKAEFLLVNGAECEPYLTSDYRIMLENTEEILIGVKLMMSALGVKRAYLGIEENKPKAIKKMNEIASKGYQEIKIVSLKKRYPQGGEKQLIDAITGRQVPSMGLPIDVGVVVQNVGTALAVYEAVQKNKPLFEGVVTVTGKCMPEQRNFRMRVGTTFESMIFAVGGFPKDAEKLVSGGPMMGKAVSRIEAASVKSTSALLLLTEEETKRGEEANCIRCAKCVDACPMGLEPYLLNRLSRANRIEDLEANMVHDCIECGSCLYVCPADIPLLDTIRLSKAKVLKIIRSRPKK from the coding sequence ATGAGCAAAACATTCAGTATAGGCGGTATTCATCCGCATGATAACAAGATTTCAGTTAATGCGGCAATTGAGAACTTTCCGGTTATGGAGAGGGCCTTCATTTCCATGTCGCAACACCTTGGAGCACCTGCTGAGCCTCTTGTGGCAAAGGGGGACAAGGTTAAGACAGGTCAGTTGATTGCAAAGGCAAGTGGTTTTATATCGGCAAATGTACACTCCTCTGTATCGGGGACGGTAAACTCCATTGAGATGCTTCCTGACCTTGCCGGTAACCTTGTGCAGCATATTGTAATAAACGTAGAGGGTGACGAGTGGATGGAGGAGATTGACCGTTCTCCGGAAATAAAAAGAGAGATAACTCATTCGCCTCAGGAGATAATTGCAAAAATTGCAGAATGCGGTATAGTTGGTTTGGGAGGGGCAGCTTTTCCTACTCATATTAAGCTATCACCACCTCCGGGGAAAAAGGCAGAATTCCTTCTTGTGAACGGAGCTGAGTGCGAACCATATCTCACATCGGACTACAGGATAATGCTTGAAAATACCGAGGAGATACTTATTGGTGTTAAACTGATGATGTCTGCTCTTGGAGTGAAGAGGGCCTATCTGGGTATTGAGGAGAATAAGCCTAAAGCAATTAAAAAGATGAATGAGATAGCCTCAAAGGGCTATCAGGAGATTAAGATAGTATCGCTTAAAAAGAGATATCCTCAGGGTGGGGAAAAGCAGCTTATAGACGCTATAACAGGCAGACAGGTTCCCTCTATGGGGTTACCTATTGATGTAGGGGTTGTTGTTCAGAATGTGGGCACTGCCTTGGCGGTATATGAGGCTGTTCAGAAGAACAAACCTCTGTTTGAGGGGGTAGTTACTGTGACCGGCAAATGTATGCCTGAGCAGAGAAACTTCAGGATGAGGGTGGGAACAACATTTGAGTCTATGATATTTGCCGTGGGCGGTTTTCCTAAAGATGCAGAGAAACTGGTTAGCGGCGGACCAATGATGGGTAAAGCGGTGTCAAGGATTGAGGCTGCGTCGGTAAAGAGTACATCGGCCTTACTGCTTCTTACTGAGGAGGAGACAAAAAGGGGAGAGGAGGCAAATTGTATCAGGTGTGCCAAATGCGTTGATGCTTGTCCTATGGGGCTTGAACCATACTTGCTTAACAGATTGTCAAGGGCAAACAGAATTGAGGATCTAGAGGCGAATATGGTGCATGACTGCATTGAGTGCGGTAGCTGTCTCTATGTATGTCCGGCAGATATTCCGTTGCTTGATACTATAAGATTGTCAAAAGCAAAAGTTTTGAAGATAATCAGAAGCAGACCAAAAAAGTAA
- a CDS encoding RnfABCDGE type electron transport complex subunit D, whose translation MKKLIVSPAPHLHGNESTKSLMRDVIIALAPSLLVSVYFFGFSAIKLALVGVATAVAVEYVIQKYIVKTKITVNDYSAALTGLLLSLNLPPNSPWWIMFIGSVVAIGIAKMTFGGVGQNLFNPALVGRVFLLVSFPVIMTDYSIPTSWFREGIDAGSGATALSIVKEGLAKGLTMDQIFPENNFSYAQMLFSKIGGSVGEVSALALILGFVYLLIRRVIRPHIPVAIIGTVLLFSAIFWLINPQMYADPLFNVLTGGILIGSIFMATDYVTSPMSKKGMVLYGVGIGIITMLIRYWGAYPEGISFAILIMNATVPLINMYFKPKKFGKEVKHG comes from the coding sequence ATGAAAAAACTGATTGTTTCACCGGCACCGCATCTACACGGTAACGAGTCAACCAAGAGTTTGATGAGAGATGTGATAATCGCTCTTGCTCCATCGCTGCTTGTGTCGGTATATTTCTTTGGGTTTTCTGCAATAAAACTGGCTCTGGTGGGTGTTGCCACCGCAGTGGCTGTTGAGTATGTAATCCAGAAATATATTGTAAAAACAAAAATTACAGTCAATGACTACTCGGCAGCTCTTACGGGCCTCCTGCTCTCACTGAATCTTCCGCCGAATTCACCATGGTGGATAATGTTTATAGGTTCCGTTGTGGCAATAGGAATTGCAAAGATGACTTTTGGAGGGGTGGGCCAGAACCTCTTTAATCCGGCGCTTGTGGGGCGTGTTTTCTTGCTGGTCTCATTTCCTGTAATTATGACCGATTATTCAATTCCCACATCCTGGTTCAGGGAGGGGATTGATGCCGGCTCAGGTGCAACCGCTCTCTCAATTGTTAAGGAGGGGCTTGCAAAGGGTCTAACTATGGATCAGATATTCCCAGAGAATAATTTCTCGTATGCACAGATGCTCTTCTCAAAGATTGGCGGCTCAGTGGGTGAGGTTTCTGCTCTGGCTTTGATTCTGGGATTTGTTTATCTGCTTATAAGGAGGGTAATAAGACCTCATATTCCGGTGGCAATAATTGGGACTGTTCTTTTGTTTTCTGCCATTTTCTGGTTAATCAATCCTCAGATGTATGCTGACCCTCTGTTTAATGTACTTACAGGGGGGATACTTATAGGTTCAATTTTTATGGCAACGGACTATGTGACGTCTCCTATGAGTAAAAAGGGGATGGTGCTCTATGGAGTGGGAATCGGTATAATTACGATGCTTATAAGATACTGGGGTGCTTACCCTGAGGGGATATCTTTTGCTATTCTTATTATGAATGCGACTGTTCCGCTTATAAACATGTACTTTAAGCCTAAAAAGTTTGGGAAGGAGGTGAAGCATGGCTAG
- a CDS encoding RnfABCDGE type electron transport complex subunit G: protein MARESTLKNMVLTLASITLIASTLLGGVYALTKSSIDAAKVAKINDAISKVVPEFDNDPSSEKFVKELDGKSYIVYPAKSGEAIVGYAVESFTTGGFGGRITLMVGFNTDGTINNTSVLSHAETPGLGDKMVEGKSDFSIQFQGKSPEDFKLLVKKDGGDVDAITASTITSRAFCEAVTAAWEVYKLCVDENVKREGEDE, encoded by the coding sequence ATGGCTAGAGAATCGACACTCAAGAATATGGTGCTTACACTTGCATCAATTACTCTTATTGCTTCAACTTTACTGGGTGGTGTCTATGCTCTTACAAAGAGCTCTATTGATGCAGCGAAGGTTGCAAAAATTAACGATGCCATATCTAAGGTTGTACCGGAGTTTGACAACGATCCCTCTTCTGAAAAGTTTGTAAAGGAGCTGGATGGAAAGAGTTATATTGTCTATCCTGCAAAAAGTGGTGAGGCAATTGTAGGATATGCTGTTGAGAGCTTTACAACAGGCGGATTCGGCGGAAGAATTACCCTTATGGTGGGATTTAATACAGATGGAACTATAAATAATACATCTGTTCTTTCACACGCTGAAACTCCGGGACTTGGAGACAAAATGGTGGAGGGAAAGAGTGATTTTAGCATTCAGTTTCAGGGTAAGAGTCCGGAGGACTTTAAGTTGCTGGTGAAGAAGGATGGAGGAGATGTTGATGCAATAACAGCCTCTACAATAACATCCAGGGCATTTTGTGAAGCGGTGACTGCTGCCTGGGAGGTTTATAAACTTTGTGTTGACGAAAATGTAAAAAGGGAGGGGGAAGATGAGTAA
- a CDS encoding electron transport complex subunit E: MSKLNILTKGIFKENPVFVLMLGMCPTLGTTTSAINGLGMGLATTFVLMLSNVVISAIAGFVPAKVRIPSFIVVIAAFVTVLQFVMQAYTPGLYETLGLFIPLIVVNCIVLGRAEAFASKNSITDSFLDGVGIGLGFTAALTVLGLVREILGSASAFGIKFLNGDGILVFILAPGAFIALGYLLVLFNKLKTKIK, encoded by the coding sequence ATGAGTAAACTAAATATTCTTACAAAGGGGATTTTCAAGGAGAATCCTGTTTTTGTGCTGATGTTGGGTATGTGTCCTACTCTGGGAACTACAACCTCTGCTATTAATGGTCTGGGAATGGGGCTGGCTACAACATTTGTTCTGATGCTCTCTAATGTGGTAATTTCTGCGATTGCTGGATTTGTTCCGGCAAAGGTAAGGATTCCCTCTTTTATTGTTGTTATTGCGGCGTTTGTGACTGTATTGCAGTTTGTTATGCAGGCTTATACGCCGGGTTTGTATGAAACTCTGGGACTTTTTATCCCGCTTATTGTTGTAAACTGTATAGTTCTTGGCAGGGCAGAGGCCTTTGCTTCAAAAAATTCAATCACAGACTCTTTCCTTGATGGTGTGGGGATAGGGCTTGGATTTACTGCAGCACTTACTGTACTGGGTTTAGTAAGAGAGATTCTGGGTAGTGCATCGGCTTTTGGAATAAAATTTTTGAACGGAGATGGTATTTTGGTGTTTATCCTGGCTCCTGGTGCATTTATTGCGCTGGGGTACCTGCTGGTTCTGTTCAATAAGTTAAAGACAAAAATTAAATAG
- the rsxA gene encoding electron transport complex subunit RsxA codes for MEYILIIISAVFVNNILLSQFLGVCPFLGVSNKVSTAAGMAGAVTFVIAVATLVTYLLQYYVLVPLGIEFMQTVAFILVIAALVQMVEIILKKVSPSLYQALGIFLPLITTNCAVLGVAIIVVSKEFAFGSDPHMLNLAESVVYGIATALGFGLAMILFAGLREQLELANVPKPFKGMPIALITAGILALSFMGFAGLV; via the coding sequence ATGGAGTACATTTTAATAATCATATCTGCAGTATTTGTTAATAACATATTGCTATCCCAGTTTCTGGGAGTTTGTCCCTTCCTGGGTGTTTCGAACAAGGTTAGTACAGCAGCAGGCATGGCCGGGGCCGTAACCTTTGTGATTGCTGTTGCCACTCTTGTTACATATCTCCTGCAGTATTATGTGTTAGTTCCTCTGGGCATTGAGTTTATGCAGACTGTTGCTTTTATACTTGTAATTGCAGCGCTTGTTCAGATGGTTGAGATTATTCTTAAGAAGGTTAGTCCATCGCTATATCAGGCACTTGGGATTTTCTTGCCTCTGATTACCACAAACTGTGCAGTTCTTGGTGTTGCTATTATCGTGGTATCCAAGGAATTTGCCTTTGGCAGCGATCCTCATATGCTTAACTTAGCTGAGTCAGTTGTTTATGGTATAGCAACAGCTCTTGGATTTGGCCTGGCAATGATACTTTTTGCAGGTCTCAGGGAGCAGCTGGAACTTGCAAATGTTCCCAAACCATTCAAAGGGATGCCCATTGCCCTTATAACAGCAGGTATTCTTGCCCTGTCATTTATGGGATTTGCAGGACTTGTTTAG
- a CDS encoding tetratricopeptide repeat protein, with the protein MAKTLLEIDQLLRAGDADAANVELRALLEREPNNAEAWYLLGSLLRRQQLWGDAINALNKAKFLNPEGPAAHAIESIYEILSYQNTDLMNP; encoded by the coding sequence ATGGCTAAAACCTTACTTGAAATAGATCAGCTGCTAAGAGCGGGAGATGCTGATGCAGCAAATGTGGAGCTGAGAGCTCTGCTTGAGAGGGAACCAAACAATGCCGAGGCTTGGTATCTTTTGGGAAGTCTTCTCAGAAGGCAGCAACTATGGGGGGATGCAATAAACGCCCTTAATAAGGCTAAGTTTCTTAATCCTGAAGGACCTGCTGCCCATGCAATAGAGTCCATTTATGAGATTCTGAGTTATCAGAATACTGATTTGATGAATCCGTAA
- a CDS encoding ATP-binding cassette domain-containing protein, translating to MVILENIIYKAGLFTLGPINLELPKGSYTALLGPSGSGKSVMLELIAGLRFPEKGKILIDGVDMTNTPARKRPVGMLFQDYALFPHMTVEENIGFPLSISGADKATVAKETWRIASLFKIEGLLKRAIKDLSGGEKQRCALARAMAHQPSVLLLDEPLSALDEELREEAVKTLAILKKEGQTVLHVTHNRGETDGLATSSLHIRGGKII from the coding sequence ATGGTAATACTGGAAAACATTATATACAAAGCAGGGCTGTTTACCCTTGGCCCCATAAACCTGGAACTTCCCAAGGGTAGCTATACAGCACTGCTTGGCCCGTCTGGCTCCGGCAAGTCTGTTATGCTTGAGCTGATTGCCGGGCTTAGATTTCCTGAAAAGGGCAAAATACTTATTGATGGGGTAGATATGACCAACACCCCTGCCAGAAAGAGGCCGGTGGGTATGCTCTTCCAGGATTACGCCCTCTTTCCCCATATGACAGTTGAAGAGAACATCGGCTTTCCCCTCTCCATTTCCGGTGCCGACAAAGCTACCGTTGCAAAGGAGACCTGGAGAATCGCCTCCCTTTTCAAAATTGAGGGATTGCTTAAGAGAGCTATAAAAGATTTATCCGGCGGTGAAAAGCAGAGATGTGCACTTGCCCGCGCCATGGCGCACCAGCCATCGGTTTTACTGCTTGACGAGCCGCTCTCCGCACTGGATGAGGAGCTTAGAGAGGAGGCGGTAAAGACATTGGCAATACTCAAAAAAGAGGGCCAGACCGTTCTCCATGTCACCCACAACAGGGGCGAAACAGATGGCCTGGCTACATCTTCACTCCACATCAGGGGAGGTAAAATTATTTAA